The proteins below are encoded in one region of Doryrhamphus excisus isolate RoL2022-K1 chromosome 4, RoL_Dexc_1.0, whole genome shotgun sequence:
- the LOC131128690 gene encoding rap guanine nucleotide exchange factor-like 1 has product MVQSCSANDVTSVACALPRGGCKRASLSRVVPFFRETSPEGGQAREVLSPDSEDPPPWPSAAAPANGSACGDVRSPSQSSDEQSSEASVVADIIGGEVTLHADTPENLTLALLDSVTGRRYGQCTETLLDDFMLTHPIFLTADTFQQVLLQQFSVHVGEGPGPGGEKDDREGGGLDAVHRKRAVLSVAFRYLDTYRELLQEEGDKFPKELYGCALQELSCHPELVDDVVKLQRWTEILHCPCDEEKESRRKQVRPLFRHFRRIDACLQPREAFRGSDEIFCRVYTPDHSYVTIRSRLSCRVGDILALVREKLQYSDEQPLLPGNLILVAVTSAGEKAVFRPSDEAVFTTLGVNTHLFTCEPSELESLLPLPEEIHWTPGDSKLHDMSAEEVANQLVAFDWELFSCVHEVEFVCYVFHGEQSRWRPLNLELVLQRCSEVQHWVATEILQCHSLPKRVQLLRKFIKIAALCKQQQDLLSFLAVLLGLDNPALSRLRLTWEGLPGKFRKQFQQFESIADPSRNHKSYRDLITSLRPPLIPFTPLLLKDLTFLHESCKTFHGQLVNFDKMHKVADMVRSIRRYRSGQLAMDMETSPSHLQTKAYVRQLQVIDNQNHLFDLSCKLEPRDT; this is encoded by the exons cgtgcgcgctcccgcgagGTGGATGCAAAAGGGCCAGCCTGTCGCGTGTGGTTCCGTTCTTCAGGGAGACGTCTCCGGAGGGGGGGCAAGCCCGGGAGGTGCTCAG TCCCGACAGCGAAGACCCTCCCCCCTGGCCCTCCGCTGCCGCTCCGGCCAACGGCTCGGCTTGCGGAGACGTCCGCAGTCCGTCCCAGTCGAGCGACGAGCAGAGTTCCGAGGCCAGCGTGGTCGCCGACATCATCGGGGGCGAGGTGACGCTTCACGCCGACACGCCCGAAAATCTCACCCTCGCCCTCCTGGACAGCGTGACCGGAAGACGGTACGGGCAGTGCACTG agaCGTTGTTGGATGACTTCATGCTGACCCATCCCATCTTCCTGACGGCAGACACCTTCCAGCAAGTTCTACTGCAGCA ATTTTCTGTGCATGTGGGGGAGGGGCCAGGGCCAGGTGGTGAAAAGGATGACAGAGAAGGAGGGGGCCTGGATGCCGTGCACAGGAAGCGGGCGGTCCTCAGTGTTGCCTTCCGATACCTCGACACGTACCGAGAACTCCTGCAAGAGGAGGGCGACAAGTTCCCCAAG gagtTGTACGGGTGCGCGCTTCAGGAACTGAGTTGTCATCCCGAGCTGGTGGACGATGTGGTCAAACTGCAACGCTGGACAGAAATTTTACACTGCCC cTGTGACGAGGAGAAGGAAAGCAGAAGGAAGCAAGTGCGACCGCTCTTCAGACACTTTCGACGAATCGACGCCTGTCTGCAGCCCAGGGAGGCGTTCAGAGGCTCTGATGAGA TCTTCTGCAGGGTCTACACTCCCGATCATTCCTACGTCACCATCCGCAGTCGCCTGTCCTGCCGTGTGGGAGACATCCTGGCTCTGGTTCGAGAAAAGCTGCAGTACAGCGATGAGCAGCCGCTTCTTCCCGGAAACCTCATCCTGGTGGCGGTCACGTCGGCTGGAG aaAAGGCAGTGTTTCGGCCCAGTGACGAGGCCGTCTTCACCACTTTGGGGGTCAACACTCACCTGTTCACCTGTGAACCCTCTGAACTGGAGTCGCTG CTTCCTCTTCCCGAGGAGATCCACTGGACACCCGGAGACAGCAAACTTCATGACATGTCAGCAGAGGAAGTGGCCAACCAGCTGGTGGCGTTTGACTGGGAGCTCTTCAGCTGCGTGCACGAG gtggagtttgtgtgttacGTGTTTCATGGAGAGCAGTCCCGCTGGCGCCCCCTCAACCTGGAGCTGGTACTGCAGCGCTGCAGTGAGGTCCAGCACTGGGTTGCCACCGAGATCCTGCAGTGTCACTCCCTGCCAAAACGAGTCCAACTGCTCCGCAAGTTCATCAAGATCGCAGCGCT CTGTAAACAGCAGCAGGACCTTCTGTCCTTCCTGGCTGTGCTGCTCGGCCTCGACAACCCCGCCCTCAGCAGACTGCGGCTTACCTGGGAG GGTCTTCCAGGGAAGTTCCGGAAACAGTTTCAGCAGTTTGAAAGCATTGCT GATCCTTCCAGAAACCACAAGTCCTACAGAGACCTGATCACCAGTCTGAGACCTCCACTCATCCCCTTCACTCCTCTGCTGCTTAaag ATTTGACTTTTCTTCATGAGAGTTGTAAGACTTTTCACGGCCAGCTGGTCAATTTTGAcaagatg CACAAAGTTGCCGACATGGTGCGAAGCATACGAAGATACCGTAGTGGACAGctgg CCATGGATATGGAGACGTCGCCATCCCACCTGCAGACCAAAGCGTACGTGCGACAGCTGCAGGTGATCGACAACCAGAACCATCTCTTCGACCTGTCCTGCAAACTGGAGCCCAGAGACACGTAG